Proteins co-encoded in one Epinephelus moara isolate mb chromosome 11, YSFRI_EMoa_1.0, whole genome shotgun sequence genomic window:
- the gramd1c gene encoding protein Aster-C isoform X1: MDQVSNRSGVGTDDVSDEFTWSSDEEQNSDPQGQCLAAPQTPLPTYKQRFDEFKKLFKELPESEKLIVDYPCALQRDILLQGRLYLAENWLCFYSNVFRGTKITLTLKDIVTVTREKTARLIPNAIQICTSTEKFFFTSFSAREKSYLGVFRMWQNTLLNKPLTSLELWQMVKQHYGYDLGLSHEEMESLQLSAESSTPTSLTVRPGGDDGGIGRLERPPSLRLNGMEHVPLEASTPQGEDLPSPIGSQSPPTAQDDSRSTPSQRRSPVPSLDRLAPERMSKCSSLSLDLNANENDASEQSGSESIEDVEERVGLSQVQGRLYLNKVFHISASKMFELLFTDSSFIRRFMNIRKTTNASSTAWQKDALGNMKRSLNYTITISNPLIGKFSTATDNQTLYKESRDGQYYHVESEVYTHDVPYHDYFYTQNRYYIIRNSKRKCRLRVYTDVKYKKQPWGLIKSFITKNSWSGIEDYFRQLEMELLEEEAEMNQGGGDSGKSGGLRRRRRTYSRTLPEHMKPNKQYGQDPEQHRDGNMGPIEMNGPHRWNTTTIVAGMSVILLILTVMNLGLFFKLWAMEDVAHRMYLSTKHRLRERSEASLASEYGPRQGPGFRSPEDAQLLKTVLQDSINLLEQLRSSLLVLQQNFALANRTAAPQ; the protein is encoded by the exons atggACCAGGTATCCAACCGGTCAGGAGTGGGCACTGATGATGTTTCAGATGAGTTTACATGGAGCTCTGATGAAGAACAG AACTCTGACCCTCAGGGACAGTGTCTCGCTGCGCCACAGACTCCTCTGCCGACCTACAAACAGAGGTTTGATGAATTTAAGAAGTTGTTCAAAGAACTGCCGGAGTCAGAGAAGCTCATAGTGG ACTACCCATGTGCCCTTCAGCGGGACATCCTCCTTCAGGGACGCCTCTACCTCGCAGAGAACTGGCTCTGCTTCTACAGCAATGTGTTTCGGGGTACAAAG ATCACACTGACTCTTAAAGACATTGTGACTGTGACCAGAGAGAAAACAGCTCGGCTGATTCCCAACGCCATCCAGATCTGCACGAGCACAGAGAAG TTCTTCTTCACGTCCTTCTCGGCAAGAGAGAAGAGTTACCTGGGTGTTTTCCGCATGTGGCAAAACACGCTGCTGAACAAG CCTCTGACCAGCTTGGAGTTGTGGCAGATGGTTAAACAGCATTATGGGTATGACCTGGGCCTGAGCCATGAAGAGATGGAGAGTTTACAGCTATCAGCAGAATCAAGCACGCCGACCAG CCTGACAGTGAGGcctggtggtgatgatggtggtaTAGGGAGGCTCGAGCGCCCTCCTTCCCTTCGCCTCAATGGGATGGAGCATGTGCCTTTAGAGGCTTCCACTCCTCAAGGGGAGGACTTGCCTTCCCCCATCGGCTCACAGAGCCCTCCCACTGCG CAGGATGACTCTCGCAGCACCCCGTCTCAGAGGCGCAGCCCAGTTCCTTCGCTGGACCGCCTCGCTCCAGAACGGATGTCCAAGTGCTCCTCGCTCTCTCTTGACCTCAACGCCAACGAGAATGACGCGTCTGAGCAGAGCGGTTCAGAAAGCATCGAGGATG TGGAGGAGCGGGTGGGTTTGTCCCAGGTGCAGGGTCGACTTTATCTAAACAAGGTGTTCCACATCAGCGCCAGCAAGATGTTTGAGCTGCTTTTCACCGACTCCAGCTTCATCCGCAGGTTCATGAACATCAGGAAGACGACCA ATGCCAGCTCTACTGCTTGGCAAAAAGACGCCTTGGGAAACATGAAGAGGAGTCTGAACTACACAATAACCATCAGCAACCCTCTGATTGGCAAGTTCTCCACCGCAACAGACAACCAG ACGCTGTACAAAGAATCCAGGGATGGTCAGTATTACCACGTAGAGTCCGAGGTTTACACTCATGACGTTCCCTATCACGACTACTTCTACACGCAAAACCGGTACTACATCATAAGAAACTCGAAGCGGAAGTGTCGACTAAG GGTCTACACTGACGTGAAATACAAGAAGCAGCCGTGGGGCCTGATCAAGTCCTTCATCACCAAAAACTCCTGGAGCGGCATAGAAGATTACTTCAGACAGCTCG AGATGGAACTGCTGGAGGAGGAAGCAGAGATGAATCAAGGAGGTGGGGACTCTGGGAAGTCGGGTGGGCTTCGGAGGAGGAGGCGGACTTACAGCCGGACTCTGCCAGAGCACATGAAGCCCAACAAGCAGTACGGGCAAGACCCTGAACAGCACAGAGATGGCAACATGG GCCCCATAGAAATGAACGGACCGCACAGATGGAACACCACGACGATAGTGGCTGGAATGAGTGTGAT tcTGCTGATTCTGACGGTGATGAATCTGGGTCTGTTTTTCAAGTTGTGGGCCATGGAGGATGTGGCCCACCGCATGTACCTGAGCACAAAGCATCGACTGAGGGAGAGGAGTGAGGCCAG
- the gramd1c gene encoding protein Aster-C isoform X2 has product MDQVSNRSGVGTDDVSDEFTWSSDEEQNSDPQGQCLAAPQTPLPTYKQRFDEFKKLFKELPESEKLIVDYPCALQRDILLQGRLYLAENWLCFYSNVFRGTKITLTLKDIVTVTREKTARLIPNAIQICTSTEKFFFTSFSAREKSYLGVFRMWQNTLLNKPLTSLELWQMVKQHYGYDLGLSHEEMESLQLSAESSTPTSLTVRPGGDDGGIGRLERPPSLRLNGMEHVPLEASTPQGEDLPSPIGSQSPPTADDSRSTPSQRRSPVPSLDRLAPERMSKCSSLSLDLNANENDASEQSGSESIEDVEERVGLSQVQGRLYLNKVFHISASKMFELLFTDSSFIRRFMNIRKTTNASSTAWQKDALGNMKRSLNYTITISNPLIGKFSTATDNQTLYKESRDGQYYHVESEVYTHDVPYHDYFYTQNRYYIIRNSKRKCRLRVYTDVKYKKQPWGLIKSFITKNSWSGIEDYFRQLEMELLEEEAEMNQGGGDSGKSGGLRRRRRTYSRTLPEHMKPNKQYGQDPEQHRDGNMGPIEMNGPHRWNTTTIVAGMSVILLILTVMNLGLFFKLWAMEDVAHRMYLSTKHRLRERSEASLASEYGPRQGPGFRSPEDAQLLKTVLQDSINLLEQLRSSLLVLQQNFALANRTAAPQ; this is encoded by the exons atggACCAGGTATCCAACCGGTCAGGAGTGGGCACTGATGATGTTTCAGATGAGTTTACATGGAGCTCTGATGAAGAACAG AACTCTGACCCTCAGGGACAGTGTCTCGCTGCGCCACAGACTCCTCTGCCGACCTACAAACAGAGGTTTGATGAATTTAAGAAGTTGTTCAAAGAACTGCCGGAGTCAGAGAAGCTCATAGTGG ACTACCCATGTGCCCTTCAGCGGGACATCCTCCTTCAGGGACGCCTCTACCTCGCAGAGAACTGGCTCTGCTTCTACAGCAATGTGTTTCGGGGTACAAAG ATCACACTGACTCTTAAAGACATTGTGACTGTGACCAGAGAGAAAACAGCTCGGCTGATTCCCAACGCCATCCAGATCTGCACGAGCACAGAGAAG TTCTTCTTCACGTCCTTCTCGGCAAGAGAGAAGAGTTACCTGGGTGTTTTCCGCATGTGGCAAAACACGCTGCTGAACAAG CCTCTGACCAGCTTGGAGTTGTGGCAGATGGTTAAACAGCATTATGGGTATGACCTGGGCCTGAGCCATGAAGAGATGGAGAGTTTACAGCTATCAGCAGAATCAAGCACGCCGACCAG CCTGACAGTGAGGcctggtggtgatgatggtggtaTAGGGAGGCTCGAGCGCCCTCCTTCCCTTCGCCTCAATGGGATGGAGCATGTGCCTTTAGAGGCTTCCACTCCTCAAGGGGAGGACTTGCCTTCCCCCATCGGCTCACAGAGCCCTCCCACTGCG GATGACTCTCGCAGCACCCCGTCTCAGAGGCGCAGCCCAGTTCCTTCGCTGGACCGCCTCGCTCCAGAACGGATGTCCAAGTGCTCCTCGCTCTCTCTTGACCTCAACGCCAACGAGAATGACGCGTCTGAGCAGAGCGGTTCAGAAAGCATCGAGGATG TGGAGGAGCGGGTGGGTTTGTCCCAGGTGCAGGGTCGACTTTATCTAAACAAGGTGTTCCACATCAGCGCCAGCAAGATGTTTGAGCTGCTTTTCACCGACTCCAGCTTCATCCGCAGGTTCATGAACATCAGGAAGACGACCA ATGCCAGCTCTACTGCTTGGCAAAAAGACGCCTTGGGAAACATGAAGAGGAGTCTGAACTACACAATAACCATCAGCAACCCTCTGATTGGCAAGTTCTCCACCGCAACAGACAACCAG ACGCTGTACAAAGAATCCAGGGATGGTCAGTATTACCACGTAGAGTCCGAGGTTTACACTCATGACGTTCCCTATCACGACTACTTCTACACGCAAAACCGGTACTACATCATAAGAAACTCGAAGCGGAAGTGTCGACTAAG GGTCTACACTGACGTGAAATACAAGAAGCAGCCGTGGGGCCTGATCAAGTCCTTCATCACCAAAAACTCCTGGAGCGGCATAGAAGATTACTTCAGACAGCTCG AGATGGAACTGCTGGAGGAGGAAGCAGAGATGAATCAAGGAGGTGGGGACTCTGGGAAGTCGGGTGGGCTTCGGAGGAGGAGGCGGACTTACAGCCGGACTCTGCCAGAGCACATGAAGCCCAACAAGCAGTACGGGCAAGACCCTGAACAGCACAGAGATGGCAACATGG GCCCCATAGAAATGAACGGACCGCACAGATGGAACACCACGACGATAGTGGCTGGAATGAGTGTGAT tcTGCTGATTCTGACGGTGATGAATCTGGGTCTGTTTTTCAAGTTGTGGGCCATGGAGGATGTGGCCCACCGCATGTACCTGAGCACAAAGCATCGACTGAGGGAGAGGAGTGAGGCCAG
- the LOC126398017 gene encoding zinc finger protein 394-like: MSKQTDGQRQQLDAVTEEIFGLVDRTLTDYEEEVSRLKENEERRKLPDAVSNTKVQSVFPADAPPAVSPSLDQEDPEHPHIKEKQQDLWTSLAGDQPRGLEEADITKSEDDEESQTEESTEAAASSSAQQMETEAASSSDSHRPSSSITGQKPWRCSVCEIRFSYKSLLQRHMRVRTGRKPFGCSVCERRFLCKKRKTTWL, translated from the exons ATGTCAAAGCAGACGGATGGACAGAGGCAGCAGCTGGATGCAGTCActgaagagatatttgggcTGGTTGACAGAACACTAACGGATTATGAGGAGGAGGTATCTCGTTTAAAAGAAAATGAGGAACGACGCAAACTTCCGGATGCTGTTTCCAACACCAAAGTTCAATCAG tgttccCTGCAGATGCTCCCCCTGCGGTGAGCCCCAgtctggaccaggaggacccagagcacccacacattaaagaaaaacagcaggacCTCTGGACCAGTCTGGCGGGAGATCAGCCTCGAGGACTGGAGGAGGCTGATATCACcaagagtgaagatgatgaagaaagCCAAACTGAGGAGAGCACAgaggctgcagccagcagctcagctcaacagatggaaacagaggcagCCAGCAGCTCAGACTCACATCGACCATCATCATCTATCACAGGACAGAAACCATGGCGCTGCAGCGTTTGTGAAATAAGATTCAGCTACAAGAGCCTTCTGCAGAGACACATGAGAGTCCGTACGGGACGGAAACCATTTGGTTGTAGCGTTTGTGAGAGACGATTTCTCTGCAAGAAGAGGAAAACCACTTGGTTGTAG